A single window of Anomaloglossus baeobatrachus isolate aAnoBae1 chromosome 5, aAnoBae1.hap1, whole genome shotgun sequence DNA harbors:
- the LOC142311173 gene encoding calcium-binding protein 2-like, translating into MSHSTGAKTSSTPEKDVAKSHTGAKSKGEGDASSKKGTSGGQEGDQKTVTGGGHEKKSPHDSKGHHKGKRVSDAQSLTTTTYSPFLNALFSKERDLAPEEMDELHAAFLEFDADQDGFIGYKELGECMRTMGYMPTEMELIEISQHIKMRMGGRVDFEDFVELIGPKMLAETENMVGVRELKIAFREFDMNGDGHISGLELQDAAQSFLGQPLNPSEVQEIIHDVDLNGDGRVDFDEFVMMLSSR; encoded by the exons ATGTCTCACAGCACCGGAGCCAAGACATCTAGCACCCCAGAAAAAGACGTGGCAAAAAGCCACACTGGGGCAAAAAGCAAAGGTGAAGGAGATGCTAGCAGCAAGAAGGGAACATCAGGAGGTCAGGAAGGAGACCAGAAGACTGTAACAGGAGGAGGTCATGAGAAAAAGAGCCCTCACGATAGTAAAGGTCATCACAAAGGCAAGAGGGTGAGCGACGCCCAAAGCCTCACAACTACGACATATTCTCCATTCTTAAATGCACTTTTCAGCAAG GAGAGGGATTTGGCCCCGGAAGAAATGGACG AATTGCATGCTGCCTTTCTGGAGTTTGATGCTGATCAAGATGGATTCATTGGGTACAAAGAACTGGGCGAGTGCATGAGGACAATGGGATACATGCCAACTGAAATGGAATTGATTGAGATCTCTCAGCATATAAAAATGAGGA TGGGTGGCCGTGTGGACTTTGAAGATTTTGTGGAATTGATTGGACCCAAGATGCTGGCAGAAACCGAAAATATGGTGGGAGTACGAGAACTGAAGATTGCATTTAGAGAA tttGATATGAATGGAGACGGCCATATTAGTGGTCTGGAGCTTCAAGATGCTGCTCAGAGTTTCTTAGGACAACCGCTGAATCCAAGTGAAGTGCAAGAAATTATTCATGATGTAGATCTGAATGGGGATGGAAGAGTTGACTTTGATG